The segment CTAAAAACTACACTTTTTAAAATCGATTGACATGTTGATTTCTGACACTTTGAGGAGTCTGGAAATATCTTCAGAGCAGCGGTTCGAGTTTTCAAAGATTGCCTGGTAGTTATTTAACTATGTGACTCAAATATAGTTGTGATACatgaggggggggggcaaagTGTGACGAGGCACCAACACTGAAACGCAGTGAGAAGACTTTCAATCCGTCTCCGTTTCTAAAATCGTTCTAAACGTTTAATCTGAGCTGAAACCATTTAGTGTCACATTGAAAACGTGGACTGAGCTCCACTTTAGTGCTTCCAGTTAAGAGCTTCCTGCTCCTGTTGGCTTCCAGTTTTAAACTCCTCTGCAGTTCTGTGCATTTTCCAGCGTCTTTGCATCACCTGCAGCTTGGGCCGATCCGTTTTCACAGGACGACGTACGTTAAAAACCCGATAGTGTTTCCCAACGGTCAACAATAGAAAACGTGTTGACCTGTTGAGCTACGAGGTCGGTGGTTAAAACCCCAGCTAGACATTCCTTCACTAAATTGTTGAGATGAAGCAACAGAGaataaaataccttttttttctttttttttttcttcacagtaATACACTTTCGATTCAGAGTCCGTTTTGTTCTACCGCATGTCCCGAGATGTTCGTGGTTCCTGCAGCGCTGCAGCGTGGAGGCTGAACAGCAGTCTGTACATCAGAGGGAGACTCATGCAACAAAAGCAGCCGGCGTGGCAGTCAGAAAGGCCGCAGTGACCTCGgggttggttttgttttttttgttttgttttttttccactttgaaaAGGGACAGTCAGCCAGTTTGAACACTTGTGAGGAGGGAGTGAGATGGCTTTTACACGACGTGTGAGCAGAACACTTAACAACAACACCGGAGTGGAAAGACATTACCTTGTAGTCCTGCATTTCCAGTATGGAGTGTGTTCACGTGTATGATGTGTAcgtcacacacgcacacacacacacacacacgcagagttTCATATGGATAAAAAGCACTTTGTACCTACAGTAACTTTCTCAATAAGCTGAGCAGAGAACTTCACGCCTGAtgggaggtgggaggggggggaggagggggggagcgTTATGTTATGACACTGAGATGATACGAGTCAGGAGTAGCAGCTTGCCAGAGGGGAACAGATAAGGCAGATTTGTCCTTTTGCCCCTGTGACTCTCCAGGACAGGAGGCTTTACTTCAGGGGGAGGGCGGTGGATTTTCCCTGCAGTGTTaactgatacaaaaaaaaaggggcaGAGACGTGCTGCTTTAACCCAAGACAGCTCATCGCTCCGGTCTTCTGTCCGAGTCAGTGGTTTGAGATGAATAAAGACCGTGCTGACGCAGAGGATctttggaggggggggggggggggacgactGGGTCACAGATGGATGAGGTGAAGGGGAGGTGGGGTGGAGTGACGAGGAGGTAAAAGCGAGGAACGAGAGGGTCGTTGTGTTTACTCCACGTTGGAGGTTTGAGTCTCGTTGAAGTCGCTGGCGCGGCTGTCGGCGTCGTCGTCAGACATGTCGACGGAGGCGCCGTCCAGATTGAGGTTGCGGCGGCCGGAACGGCTAGAGGAGAAGCTGCTGACGGGACCACCACGCCTgctcagaaacaaacaaaacaacttcaaacacactaacacagtAACAGTTCCACACTTTGGTAAATAtgcttattattattgttatcttAGATAAAAAGATCGACACCACTCTCCTGTCTGCATGTAAAATACGGCGCTAGAGCAAGGaagtgattagcttagcttagcataaccACCATAAGCAGCTATCCAGCTCCATCCAAAGGcaaaaaatctgcctaccagcatcTCTGAAGCTCACTACATGCTGCAACTATGTCTTGGCGAACAGGTACTGTGACTTCCTGGGTCTCCGCTGGTTGCCTGACAACCTCACGGTGacttcaggaagtcactgcacctggcTGCTCATCACATTAATTACCATTAAATCTGCAGCTCAACATATTGTGCGGCtctatatatttgtttaaataCGGATTAAACCAACAAGATCCAATTAGTGAACTTCAGAGGTGCTGCTTAGTAACCAGagctagctgtttcctgctgcttacagtctttatgctaagctaagctaatccATATTTAGTGCACAGACATGAGTGGTGTTGATCTTtccatctaactcttggcaagaaagagAATATGCATATTTACTAAAATgccaaactgttcctttaaccAGAGAACACAAGTCAGAGGTGAAGGTGAAACACACGAGCcaaagacagaaatatcaaTACTTACGTTTCTGAGTTAGAAGAACGTGTCAATAAGAGTCGTATTAATGCCAAAGAAGTGGCTTGACACCTTATAGATAGTCTATAAATACACATTACTGAGATGGTTGTGGCATCACTTTTTTTAATAACACCATATTCTCACCATTGTATCATAACgtataatgtttattttttggtgTTACTTTAATATTTTCCGTGGAAGCACACGGGACGTCAGCGGGCGTCTCTGACACACAGCTGTCCTCCTCGTACCTGAGCCGGTTTTTGAGGGAGTTGACCTCCCGGGTGAGGCCCTCGCTGGCCTCGGTGGCGTCGTCCAGCTCCCTCTGCAGCTTCCTGCGGGAGGCGTTGGCCCTGGtggcctcctcctccgcctcctccagCTGACGCTTCAGCTGCTTCATACGAGAGTTGGCTTTCTCCATCTGACGGGGAGGACGGACGAGCACACGGGGGAGACAGACGGAGACGGTGAGAGGACGTGGACGGTTGGCCGGACTGAGAGTGGTTATTGACACGTGACTTTGCTCGTCATAAAAGGTACGAGTCTCCTCACCTGCTCCTTGTACTGGTCGGCATGGCGACGCTCATCCTCCACCTGCATCATCACCTCCTTCAGCTTCTTCTCTGTACGACGGACGATTTTATTGGCTGCTGCTCTCTCCCTGAAGAGTTAAAACACAAGACAAGAGCtctatttgatgtttttgttttgtcaaactttatgtaataatgtaaatgtcTTAAAATTGATGTCAgaacactttatttatatttaaaatgaatgacatgTATCCCGCTCCCTGGACAGCAGATCTCTACAATATTTTTCCTCACTTGTGCCAGAATATTTACTCAGACTGAAGAAAACCAGATGTTGCTTTTGTGAAAGCAGGTAAGCTTTGACACTTACTTGGCTTCTTGTtccagctgctcctccagctgcagGATCTTGGCCTCCTGGGCGGCGATGGCGGCCTTAAACTTCGACTTGACGGCCCCTTCCAGCTCTGCTAGCTTGGCTTTCAACTCCTGCGTTTATAATGTGCAACTTTTAGGATCATGTGCATCAAATATGGCAAAATCTACAATGTTAAATGTAACCCCTGTGTCAGTTGATGCTGGTCACCAACTAAGCTAGTAGTCCAAATTGAACTATAATATATAACTATACAAGACCTTGTTCTGCCGTTCCATCTGCTGCCGAGCGTTCTCACTCTTCTGCGCTGCGCTGCGTTCTCCAGCCAGCTCAGTGTTCAGGTTGTCGACCTGAGAGTGACGGCAGACAAGGAGAAGAAATTATTTGAGAatccaaacacatttaaagagaAAACCTGTCAATGCTTATGAGGATGTTTGTTCTGATTCTAAcatgaaataaagtttataacAGTTATTCTGACATCATCATTACTGGTCAGTCTACCTGCATGGAGGTCTTTCTGAAGCGGTCGTTGAGCAGCTCCATGTtgccctgctcctcctccagctcctcctccagctgggCGATACGAGCCTCCagcctcctcttctcctccagcagcgacgacctgacacacacacacacacacacacacacacacacacacacacacacacacacacacacatttctattaAAGCTCTCATCCTGACTCAAATCTACACTTTCATTCTGGTTGCTCAATTTCTAATTTAATCTACAAGCCCTTACAAACAAACTCCTCTTCACAAggaaatgtatttcattttcactttttcgACTTTTGTCCTCCACAAAATGATGGAAGAGACCACCTCTTGGTCGGCTTTTACTCTGAACAAACACTCTGAAAATCAGTAGGAACTACAAGGTGACACTGACTTTCCAGAGGCGCTGTTGGAGATCTCATCAGCCAGCTCGTCCCTCTCCTGTTCAGCATGTCGACGCGCTCTCTCTGACGCAGCGTGGTCCTACACAAACAACAGACACGGACATCAGGGTCACTTTGCTTGTCATGGCTAAAgacagcatatatatatatatagaatcACAGACAATTAGCTGATTTATAGGTATAAAGAACTgtttaaaaaatcaaataatataaATCAGTGAGTCTACCTCCTGTAGCTGTAAGATTTCAGCTTCAAGGCTCTTGAGTTTCTTCTCGTTTTCCTTGGATTGCGTGAAGATCTCGTCCCTGGAGGCTCTGGCCTCCTCCAGCTCCCTCTGATAGTCTTTCATCTGAGCCTGCAGGAGCACAGAAATAGTACGGCGGACCGAGTTGAAAGCTGACTCAGCAGAAAACATGGGCTGTACTGTGGTGTCGAGAAGGACACGAGCCAAATAAAACTGGTCAAACTAGTGAATCGTCAGCTCTGAGAGCAACAACATGTTTAAGTCACTTTTCTCCAACAAAATATGGATGATAtaagttatgtgtgtgtgtgtgtgtgtgtgtttgtacctgtAGTTTTCGGAGCTGTTTGATGGCCTCGTCTCTGCCTTTGTTGGCAGCTTCGATCTGTCCCTCCAGCTCACTCAGGTCCATCTCCAGCTTCTTCTTGGCGGCCACAGCCAGAGTTCTCTGCTTCCTCTCGTCCTCCAGCTCTGCCTCCATTTCACGCACCTGTTGGTGCAAACAAACAACTGCACGTCAGGTTGAACCCAAAGCTtcgaaactgaaaaaaaaacgtACTTCAAGACAAACACGAGACTTTCATTCTCGTCATCATCCGTGTGCCCTGCGTACCTGTTTGACCAGCGCCCTCTTCTTCTCGTCTCCCTGCTCATCTCTGGCCTGCAGGTCTCGGTCAAACTGGGCCTTCATGGCCTGCATGTTGACCTCCAGACGCAGTTTGGCGTCCTCGGTGGCCTGCAGCtcgtcctccagctcctccagctgagtTCTCATCTCCTCCACCTGCTGCTCCAGCGTACGCTTGGACTTCTCCAGTTCATGGACCTGCACGCAAGAGGCCGAAACATGTCAACAAACATCTGAGGTCTCACACAACAGCTGTGGATTTCCAGAAAGAAGAAtcatttttgaaatgtgttgTATATCTACAAGTTATTCTGGCAAAAAAAGAAGTACTAAGTATTATCAGTACAGCAAACTCATAACTCATCTTCATGTATCAGCAGTGTCATATAAGAGGTTACTCACATTCTTCCCCACGTCATCCTTGGAGCTCATCAGGTCCTCCATTTCAGCGCGCAGCTGCTTGTTAAACCTTTCCAGCTCCTCTTTGGCCTCCAAGGCCTCCTCCAGAGCTCTGGCCATAGACAGAGCCTTGGTCTCCTTCTCTCTGGCCTCAGCCTCCGCACGGTCTCGCTCCTCGGCGTATCGAGCTGAGATGGTCTTCTCCTCGGCCAGCATCTATCGCAGACACAGTCAGGACGACCTTTTAATACAGAACACATCTGACCTCCATCTATCATTCGTGAAACATTTTGGGCAAATCCACCGTACCTGGTCGaacttcttctgcttcttctccaGGTTGGAGACAATCTGTCTCTGGTGGTCCAGGTCCACCGACAGGTCGTCCAGCTCCTGCTGCAGTCGGTTCTTGGTCTTCTCCATCTTATCCATGGCCATGGCCTTCTCCTCCAGACGCTGGCTCGTCAGCTCCACGTCCTTCTGGAGTTttctcttcacctcctccagGCCCTCCATCGCTCCCACGTCCTCCTCCAGCTTCTTCTTCGTCTCAAACAGCTACGGGAAGGACATTTTTCCTCAAGAAATTCTTCAAGACTAAACagtttcaaaacattttgaggTCATCACCTTGCTTTTGTTGTAGGAACAGAATGAAAAtatcaaagtgacatttttaggGCAACTGATTTGcatttaatttcaaaaacaTCTCACTCAAGGTAACTTTACACATAAAAAGCTACATTTTGATGCATTTTGCAttcatgtagtttatttgcTCCAACATCTGTTTTCTCCAGTTTTTTTGCAGCAAGTGATGTCACATATGGAAACAGCTCCACGGCAACACGATAACACGGCGAATCACCTTCTCGCAGCAGCTAGCGCTCTTTGATGAAGTCCATAAAAAACGTTGCAATCGATGTAAAAACTTTTGATGCAACAGTTTCCTCAGAAAGTTTATTTGTGACATCTGTATGTAAAAGGCTGTTAATTCAGACTCTCTACAATCtttaaagcagttttaaatCTCAGATTAACATGACAGCGATCAATAAAGCAGCACAATGAGCCCTTTGTTTTGGAGCGTATACAGGACATATGGTGACACACTCTGCTTCATCTCCTGCGTTTTACATTTTACTATCTTTTCCTTTATTACTCTAAATCCTCACTGCCGTTTGGCAAACGGCCAGCAACAAGCGCTCCCTCCGTTCAACTTCCTGCCTACATATCGTCGTTAATCTGAACCACACGTCTCAGATTTTGACTTCATGGGTTCATGGGGTAATTTGCTGCGAGGCCTCACAGCTTTACAGCTTTCCGCACGCTGCTTTGCACATCAACGACAGGTGTTCACAGCTGGCGCGCAGCTGGGAAACTTTTGCCCGACCCTTCTCTTCGCACACAAGTCGTGTGTCGGCGGCACCTGAGAAGTGCGCCGGCCTCGTAacgttcgtgtgtgtgtgtgtcagacccgcagatgtgtgtttatatgtttatgagACTAATTAACGTTTGCGAATATGAATGACTGCGTCGCTCCGCCTCGTACCTGAGCCTGCACCGTCTGCAGCTGTTTCTCCAGGTTGCGTCGcgcctcctcgtcctcctcctgctgctccagcAAGGtgttcttttcctcctccagctggCGGACTCGGCTGCCCAGGTTCAGCTTCTGACGGGTCTCCTCTTGCAGCAACTCCTACGCacgaaaaaaaacacacacagagacgtgATCAGACACAAGAAAAGTAGTATAAGAGGTGTCCGTCATGTTTTGTATGTGCTAATAGGTGAGGAGTGATACCTTCACAAGCCCATGAAGGTTTTTCATCCCTGTCGgttatgtattatatatatcttGATGTTTTCTGCCTctacatataaataaactaGAAACACCTCTAGTGATTCTAGATCAAGTTTCCTGTAGTTTTGTTCTGACAGAAAGGGTGACGTTGACGTCGTCTTTCATACCTGTGTGTCTTGCAGTTGGCTTCCCAGGCTGTCGGCGTCCTTGGCCAGTTTGATGCCCTTCTTCTCCGCCTCCTCCAGCAGGGTGGACACATTGTCCAGCTCCGTCTAACGGAAGAGCGAGACGAACGGAATTACGAATGAAACCGAAGCTGAGCGCTGAAAATACAATCAACGTGAAACTGGgagaacatgaacacacaacacaacctCTGGCTATATCCCTTCACTTTATAGCAAAACCAGTCAAACATTCTGGGCTTGTCTGATGTCTGCAGCCGTCCGCTGGAGACGTTTACCTGCAGTTTGTGCGAGCGTTCGGCCAGCTCTCCTTTGGCTCTCTCCACCTCGGTGGTCCTGGCCATAAACTCCTGCAGCTGGGCCTCCAGTTTCTTCCTCTTGTGTTCCGACTCCGTCTTCGCCTGCTGCAGACTCTTCACCTCGCTGCCCAACTCTTTGTTGTCGTTCTCCAGGGTCTGCTTGTTCTTCTCCAGGTTGGCCTTGAACTGCAcagaacaaaagcaaaaaaaaatcagtttttatggttttctATTTGTAAGGTAAGTCTGAGTGATGTTCTGATGTCTGTGATTCTTGTGTCTACGTATTATATGactgatgaagaagaagacgtATGTAGCCGCTCACTCTCTTGGCCTGATCCAGCTGCTCGGACAGTTCCTCCAGCGCGGTGCCGTGCCGCTGTCTCATGTCCTGGATCTGGGCCTCGTGGTTTTTGGTCTCCTCGTCTATGGCCTTCTTCAGCTCGGCCACCTCTTGCTCTCGCTTGGTCCTGGGTTTTGGGCACACGGTAAGTATGTTAGGAGAGGAAGTTACCTTCTAAGATGATCTGAAAACACAACTCCAGATCATTTATAAACCATCTTTAAACACCTGAGTTCCTGCTGGGCGGCGGTGGTGTCCAGCGTGTCCTCCAGCTCCGTCTTCAGAGCCTCCAGCTCTTCGCTCAGGTCCCGTTTAAGTTTTTCGGCTTTGCTCCGACACATCCTCTCCGACTCCAGATCCTCCTGGAGCTCCGCGAGTTGGGCCTGCAGCTCCCGAACCTGCTTCAGGGCGTTGTTCTTCTGGACCGCCTCCTCATCGCTCCTGGTCGGAGACACACGAGAACACTTGAAgtcagtttttatgtctgtaaacCTTAAAATCACTCGACTCTGTTCAACTGTTCAAGAGCTTTGCAGCGTTTTCAATTAAAACAATGTGGATCTGAACTTCTAAAGATTGTTTTTCTATATCACATTAATATCTTAAAATTCAATATGTTTGTTATATTTATGTTACACGATGCTTACACTGTGACACACTCAGATCTTCACCTTTAAaacaaccattaaaaaaaacattttaacatttttttctcagataACTCAGTTTCTCACTGACTGACACTTCATTCACTTCAACTGATGCACTTCGTCGTCATTTAAATTAATTCCATATGTCATTCCAAACTTTCAGCACTTTTTTACTTGTAATCTTTCAGTTTTACCACAGAAATCTCTGAGAATATTTTAGCCCTCACAATGACGCCACAAGTGCATGAAcagagtgttttttatttattgcatgCAATTATTCAAACTTTTATGATCCGTTTAAGGTCATGCTGACTACATTCAATGAAAAGCAAgtcagtgatgtcatttttttttttttttttttttttagtgaaatgagTTCACCAGTGCACACAGGGTGGCAGTGTGGTAAACCGTTCACAGCTCGAGTGAGACGAGCTGAAccttctgtctgtcagtgacGAGACAGTTGATTTGTTTGCTGCTGGAAGTGAAGCCGAATGAAACTGGCTGCAACATTCCTGTAACGTCCCTCGTTTATGTAGAAACCTCCCTGATTGAAAACACCCCCAATGTCACGATGATTCAGTTATATAATTAACAAAACGCCACCGCTTTGATTAAAGGCACTAATGACTTCCATATAAAAGTAATTCCCCGCTGTCCAAACAAAGATAATACAGTCGTTCTCAGAACAGCCGTTGAATTGAAAATGGGGCACGTCGAGTGTAATGAAAGCTTAATTATCTCGAGCTGTGACTAAACTGATGATTTCTATGTGTGAAATTAGCCAGACGTTTAACCATCAAACCCTGCGGTCTGAGCGGCTGGCCTGCTAAAGAGGAAACTACCGAGGAGCCACGTTAAAATGATCTGAGCTGACCTTCAGTTCAATGACCCGCACAGCTGTTTACCTCATCTGTATGCAGAGTTATGAATGCTGAACCAAAACCTGTTGCTGCTCGGGATACTTATTCTgcagagtggaaaaaaaaaaatcaggataaaaaggaggagaggaactAAATTAAGAGAAATATTTGGATGCTGAGTTCACGGCGGGAAGACGCAGCAGGTATTTTCCAGTCGTAACTGGCAACGTTTTTCTCAACGAGGACATAAAGACTAAAATCTtctaatgatataaaaaaaaaaaaccctgcttgCTGTGAAATGACTTTCATTTTTAGCCCAACTCTTTATTCCTTCATGTGGAAAAAACTATCGCAAAGACTACGACCGAGAGCTTCAATCACCGTCAATTTTCCTGTAATCAGACACGGCTGCGTACGAGATCAAAAGGTCTCGGCCGGTGTGTCGTCGGAGGAAGAACGCTGCAGCTGTGAGCCGAGAGCGGAGGAGAGTAAAGAAGTGATGGAGGGAGTTAGAGGTAAAGAAAACGTGTCCAGAGTCGACGCCCTCGCGGTTCATCTGTTGTCTTTGTTGCGACGTCTATTTTTGCTCTTCCTGTTGTACCTCAGTTGAgtccagttgtcatggaaatgggATAAAATGCACTGgtgagaaggtgtgtgtgtgtgtgtgtgtgtgtgtgtgtgtgtgtgtgtgtgtgtgtacattacaTACTGAGATGAGCAACACAGCCAACAGTGATATTGTGTCGAGTAGTTTTATCTGCTTGGAAGTGGCTGTGAAAggtttttgatttaaaacatgtgGAACAAAGAATTCACATGTTTTCTTCATAATCTGTTGAGCTGAGAAAACAtcttctgtgtttgtctgtttaggCTGAGCTGTTGTTTCATTGTCTCAAATACTTTacacattttgttgttgcatAAAGTTGACATGTGGACGTGTAGGGCACATTCAGTCACAGTAAAGACCCACATTAATCCCTACAGCCCAGTAAGAATCCACGCTCACTGGTTTGCTCATTTACAGACTTCAGAGTGCAACTGCTAATATGCTTTTATGTGGGTTTCACTTTCAGCGTGTCATCTTTTGCAGAAGGTATCTGAGGCCGTCTTGTGTGCTTTTGCGTGTTTTATGACTGCTGACCTGGCCAGAGCAgcctgcagctcctcctccttcttgGCCAGTTGGATCTTCAGCTCCTCTATCTGCGCCTGGAGCTCGGCGATCTGGTCCTGCAGGTCCGTCGTCTCGGCATCCAGTTTGCGTTTGGCCTTCTCCAGCTCTTGGCGcgtcttctcctccttcttcagaCGCTCTGCAGGGAGACAGAACCACATGTGTCATAAACAAGGTTCATAAAGGAAAAATCCCTAAATCCCTCTCAAACATTAAATTAACCGATTTCTCAAGAAGAGGAAGGATGAAGGTTTTTCGTTAGAGTAGACCAACACAAAGGTCAGATATAGGACATCCAGTATGAGACTTTATGAGCTTTTACTGTGTAAATTTACTTTTTACAGCTCTACAATGAGTTAATGAGCTGCAAAGCGGCTAATCTGATCACCGTTAGTTGTGTCGGGCTGTTAGCAATTAGATGTTTGTTTCTCGCCTTGTGTGACCCTTCAGTAACCTGAGACACTTCATGTTCTGTGTCTGACTTTTCCTACTTACCTCTTGACATTAACACAAGTATTTTAAAGCACAGCATCTACACTTTTAACTGATGTAGACACAGAGTGGAACCAGTGACAGGAGCCTGCTGGGAGTCTCTCACCTTCCAGATCGACCATCATCATCTCCTGCTTGTTCTTGACCTTGCCGAGGTTCTTtgctttctcctcctcctcagtcagCTGGGAGGTCGCCTCGCTGATCCTGTCCTCCAGCAGCTTCTTCTCCTGTTAGGTAAAAACCAAAGTGTCGTTCACATCGGAGCCTTTCAGACCTGACCAGACACCTAAGATCTAATTAACAAGCGACAAAGCAACCGCCGCAGTGCAGAACAAATAACCATGTATTAAAACAGTAAGTAACTCTAATATCCGTCCCCTCATCCAGCATTTTACCTTTAATGGTCCAAACTTTTCATCATTTCCAGCTAGAATCTGCTCACCTTGAGGAACTTTGAGTTTTGATCCTCCAGCAACACGATGTCTTCCTCTAACTTCTTGATCTTGGCCTCAGCTGTCACTTTAtccagctgcagcttctgtctCGCAGCTTCTTCTTCGTCAAGTTGCTCCTCCAGGTCCTGTGgaaagtaaaacacacacaccacaaataaactcaattaatgttttttaaaaaaaaacatgttaaggTAAAAAGTCTCatattcaaaaattcaaaacaaaacaatccatCAAATGTCATCAGCTTATGATTCAAATGTAAATCCTGATTGGAAGtctgtgacatcacctttttctgGCCCCGCCCATTTCTTCAAGGGCAACTTTTCACATGATGATTGTATTTCCAAACCAAAATCAAATCAACTTAAATAATATGTGCCGGGTGTCACCAGGAGACACTGTATATGACATATAAGGAAGATATAAACCTGAATGTGTGActgcatcttcttcttctcattctgCAAGCTCTggttcctctcctcctcttcctccaccctAGACTCCAGGTCATGAAGGATCTCCTC is part of the Thunnus albacares chromosome 3, fThuAlb1.1, whole genome shotgun sequence genome and harbors:
- the LOC122978819 gene encoding myosin-10 isoform X4 gives rise to the protein MSQRSGQEDPERYLFVDRAVVYNPAAQADWTAKRLVWIPSERNGFEAASICQERGDEVVVELAENGKKAVVNKDDIQKMNPPKFSKVEDMAELTCLNEASVLHNLKDRYYSGLIYTYSGLFCVVINPYKNLPIYSENIIEMYRGKKRHEMPPHIYAISESAYRCMLQDREDQSILCTGESGAGKTENTKKVIQYLAHVASSHKGRRDHNIPPESPKPVKLQGELERQLLQANPILESFGNAKTVKNDNSSRFGKFIRINFDVTGYIVGANIETYLLEKSRAIRQAKDERTFHVFYQLLAGAGEHLKSDLLLEGFNNYRFLSNGNIPIPGQQDKDNFQETMDAMHIMSFSHEEILAMLKVVSSVLQFGNIVFKKERNTDQASMPDNTAAQKLCHLLGMNVMEFTRAILSPRIKVGRDYVQKAQTKEQADFAVEALAKATYERLFRWLVHRINRALDRTKRQGASFIGILDIAGFEIFQLNSFEQMCINYTNEKLQQLFNHTMFILEQEEYQREGIEWSFIDFGLDLQPCIDLIERPANPPGVLALLDEECWFPKATDKTFIDKLIQEQGTHSKFQKPRQLKDKADFCIIHYAGRVDYKADEWLMKNMDPLNDNVATLLHQSTDKFVGELWKDVDRIVGLDQVAGMNETAFGSTYKTKKGMFRTVGQLYKESLTKLMATLRNTNPNFVRCIIPNHEKRAGKLEPHLVLDQLRCNGVLEGIRICRQGFPNRIVFQEFRQRYEILTPNAIPKGFMDGKQACERMIQALELDPNLFRIGQSKIFFRTGVLAHLEEERDLKITDIIIYFQSVCRGYLARKAFAKKQQQLSALKVLQRNCAAYLKLRHWQWWRLFTKVKPLLQVTRQEEEMQAKDEELIKVKERQLKVENELVEMERKHQQLVEEKNILAEQLQAETELFAEAEEMRARLASRKQELEEILHDLESRVEEEEERNQSLQNEKKKMQSHIQDLEEQLDEEEAARQKLQLDKVTAEAKIKKLEEDIVLLEDQNSKFLKEKKLLEDRISEATSQLTEEEEKAKNLGKVKNKQEMMMVDLEERLKKEEKTRQELEKAKRKLDAETTDLQDQIAELQAQIEELKIQLAKKEEELQAALARSDEEAVQKNNALKQVRELQAQLAELQEDLESERMCRSKAEKLKRDLSEELEALKTELEDTLDTTAAQQELRTKREQEVAELKKAIDEETKNHEAQIQDMRQRHGTALEELSEQLDQAKRFKANLEKNKQTLENDNKELGSEVKSLQQAKTESEHKRKKLEAQLQEFMARTTEVERAKGELAERSHKLQTELDNVSTLLEEAEKKGIKLAKDADSLGSQLQDTQELLQEETRQKLNLGSRVRQLEEEKNTLLEQQEEDEEARRNLEKQLQTVQAQLFETKKKLEEDVGAMEGLEEVKRKLQKDVELTSQRLEEKAMAMDKMEKTKNRLQQELDDLSVDLDHQRQIVSNLEKKQKKFDQMLAEEKTISARYAEERDRAEAEAREKETKALSMARALEEALEAKEELERFNKQLRAEMEDLMSSKDDVGKNVHELEKSKRTLEQQVEEMRTQLEELEDELQATEDAKLRLEVNMQAMKAQFDRDLQARDEQGDEKKRALVKQVREMEAELEDERKQRTLAVAAKKKLEMDLSELEGQIEAANKGRDEAIKQLRKLQAQMKDYQRELEEARASRDEIFTQSKENEKKLKSLEAEILQLQEDHAASERARRHAEQERDELADEISNSASGKSSLLEEKRRLEARIAQLEEELEEEQGNMELLNDRFRKTSMQVDNLNTELAGERSAAQKSENARQQMERQNKELKAKLAELEGAVKSKFKAAIAAQEAKILQLEEQLEQEAKERAAANKIVRRTEKKLKEVMMQVEDERRHADQYKEQMEKANSRMKQLKRQLEEAEEEATRANASRRKLQRELDDATEASEGLTREVNSLKNRLRRGGPVSSFSSSRSGRRNLNLDGASVDMSDDDADSRASDFNETQTSNVE